TTCGCCGCCAACGGAGGCTACCTGGGGCTGACGTTTGCGGGTGCGCTGACGTCGCGACTCGATGACTTCGGCGGAGGCACCATCGTGCTCAATCCGAACACCGCACCGAACGCCACCGTCACCTCACCGCCCTCCGGCCAGTTCTATGTGGAGGGGATTCCGATTGCGCTGACCGGAACCGCCACCGATGCGCAGCAGAGCTCGGCGTCCCTTCAGTACGACTGGTCGGTCGACCTGCATCACAACAACCACGTTCATCCGAGCACCGTGGTGTTGTCGGGCGCTTCGACCGGCTTCACGCCCGAGAACCACGACGACGGCACGGGTGTGTGGCTCGAGGTCAAGCTGCTGGCGATGGACTCGGGCGGGCTCGCTGACACCGCCGGCATCGCGCTCTATCCTGAAATCGACCTCCAGGCAAAGGCCGGCTTGATCTCGCCGGATCCACCCACCACCGGGACGCAGACGTTCGTGAACTTCTGGATCCACAATCGTGGCCGCATGCCGGCGCAACGGTCGCGCTGGCGACTCAACCGCGGCGCGCAGATGCTCGCCGAGGGCGACACGCTGGTGGCACGACTCGACTCGGTTCGCGTTCAGCGCGTGTTCCCGGCCGGCACGTTCGTGGCGGGTCCACTCACGCTGCGATTCCGGGCGGACACGCTCGGCACCGTGCCCGAGACCAACGAGGCGAACAACGGAGTGACGGTTCAACGCACCGTGATCCAGGGCGGTGCGGTCGCCGTCGAGCCGCCACCGATCGCATTCGGTCTCGGCGAGTCGCGCCCGAATCCGAGTGCCTCGAGCGTTGCATTCTCGCTGGACCTGCCGCGGGCGGCGAGCGTGACGTTCGAAGTATTCGACGCCCAGGGCCGTGTCGCCTTTCGGAGCCTCGGACGGACACTCGCACCCGGGCGCCACACGCTGGACTGGAGCGGACGCGTCGAAGGTCGTGAGCCGGCAGCGCCGGGGCTCTACTGGGCACGCGTGACGGTCGACGGCGTCCGCTACGCCCGTCGCTTCGTGATCGTCAGGTAGATGCGCGTGTCGCGTTCGATCGGAGCGAACTCCCGGCATTCAAGATTCGGCGCGATCGTTGCCCTGGCCCTCGTCCTTCACGGCTGCGCCGGTTCGCGTCCTCCGATCGAGCCGCTGCCGGGTGCTGCCGAGGTCGGCGAGGCTTCGTACTACGCGCGACACTTCCAGGGTCGCCGCACCGCGAACGGGGAGCGCTTCGATCAGGCCGAGCTGACCGCGGCGCATCGCACGCTGCCGTTCGGCACCCGCGTCAAGGTCACGAACCTTGCGAATGGCGCGAGCGTGTTCCTGCGCATCAACGATCGCGGACCGTTTCGCCGCGGACGCGTGATCGACGTGTCGCGGCGCGCGGCCCGCGAACTCGGCTTCCTGCGAGAGGGCGTGACGCGCGTCCGGGTCGAGGTGATGCCCGACCCGCCGTAGCGATCGTGCTGCGTGCGAGCGAAGCTCCCGTGCGGCGAGTGCCGGCGCCAGCGGCCCCAGCTCGAGCCAGATCACGGTGAAGCCGTCGGCGGTGCGAAAGCGGCGCTCCTGAATGGCCCCGAGCGTCGCGTGGGTGCGTGCCGCTCCCGGGCGCTCGGCGATCTCGACCCATGCGGGCCACGCGCGATCCGAATCGCGAAGCGCGAGCAGCACGAAGCGGAACTCGTGCAATCGTCGAAGCGGCGAAACCTCATCGGGCGTGAGCGCCAGCTGAAGGACCGGGCGCTCGAGCGGCCACGCGAGCAGGGGACCGAGGTTCGACATCACCGTCGCGCCGGCCGGCGCGCGCTGCACGAGCAGGTCCGCGATCGATCGCAGCGACTCGGTCGACGGCACCACGCGCGCATCGAGTGCGCGTTGCGCGGCGCGATTGCCCTCGCTGCTCTGCCGGACGCCCCAGCCGAGCGCCAGCACGGCAACGCTCGCGATCAGCAGGTTGCGAGCGCGTGCGCCCAACATCGCATCGGGTGCCCGGCTCAGCAGTCCGACGAGCGAGAGCCACCCCGCAGCTTCGAGCGGCAGCCGGCTCGGGAACATCTCGCGCGGCCACGGAAGCGTAACCGCGGCGGCGACGACTCCGAGCGTCGCGGCGCCGAGGGCTGCGAGCACGGCCGCGACGAGCGCACGCGCCGGGCGTGCGATCACCAGCCACAGCACCAGAGAGCCGAACCACAAGCCGCGCAATCCCGTGAGTGACAGGAGCAACAACTCGGGCAGCTGTCTCGAGAGCTTCGCCGCGAGCAACGGAATGGCGTCCGCCCCGCGGTTCGAATCCCACGCCGGCGATCCGAAGGCACGCCACTTGTAGGTCCACCAGGGTGCGAGCGGAATCACGCCGCCGAGCACCGCGAGCGCCAGCACGCGTCGACGAGTCCCAGGCGCAGCGCTCCACGCGGCCGCGAGGATCGCGAGCGGGCCGAGCCACGCGATGCCGGGCCGGAACAGGCCGGTGACTCCCAGCACCACGCCGAACGCCAGCGGCCAGCGCGCTGCATGCCCGAGCGCGATCGCGAACAACAACGCGGTCCAGCCCAGTGTGAAAGGCAATTCGGGCAGCCCGTTCACCGCGAGGTGTTGTGCCTCAGGGTCGAGCCACACCAGCAACGCAGCGACAGAGGCGAGCAGCAGTCGCGGAACCCTCGATGTCGAAACTGCACCGGAGGCACCCCGGGCGACCGCGTTCGAGCCCGGTTCGCGGTACGGCTCTCCGGGTGAGTCCGAGATTCGCAAGGTGCCGATGAACACCACGAGCCCGAGCAAGATGAAGCATGCAACCGGGCTTGCCAGCGTGAGCGGCGCGAGTGACTCAGGCGAGGTGCCGGCTCCGAACATGCGCGCGACCGTGAACAGAAGCGCCTCGACCAGCACCAGTCCCGGCTGCACAATCGCGAGCGGCCACGGTGGCGCGGGGTGGCTCGCCAGCTCGATCGGCAGCGCGAAGAGAGTCGCGAGGCGGCCGTGAAGCGCCAGCTCGCGCGCGGCAATCGCGACCTGCGCCGCATCGCCATTGAGCAGCGGCGTGTGGCCGCCGAGGTCCCAGGCGCGCGCGTGAAGCCACCACGCGAGTCCGCCCATCGCACTCAGCAGAACGGCGAGCAGGCGGGCCGGCCACGACTTCCAGGTCGCCGTCATGGCGGCAGAGTAGGGGGCGTGCCGAATCGTGTCGAGAGGTCGCGAACTAGACGATGTCGATCGTCGGAACCGTCGGGATCGCACCGATCCGTACGGCACTCTCGTACAACTTCGCGAGCGCCTTGCGGCCCAGATCGCCCATGTCGAGCGTCAGGTCGTTGACGTACATGTGCACGAACTTCTTGCCCTGTGTCACGTCCAGTCCGCGTCCGAACTGAAGCGCATAGCGGATCGCTTCGTCCTCGTGGTCGAGCGCGTCCTGGATGCTGGCGCGAAAGCCGTCGCTGGCGGCTCGCATGAGTTCGGGGCCCAGGTCGCGCCGGATCACGTCGAGTCCGAGCGGAACCGGCAGGCCGTCCCGTTCCTCCCACAGCTCGCCGAAGTCGAGGACCTTGACGAGGCCCTCGTCGCGATACGTGAGCTGGCTCTCGTGAATGATCACGCCGGCTTCGACTTCGCCCGCGAGCACCGCGCCCGGGATGCGATCGAACATGACATCGACCGGAATGCAATCGGGGCACTCGATCTTGAGCAGCAGCGCCGCGGTGGTGAGCGGCCCCGGGATCGCGACACGCTTGCCGTGCAGCGACTTCATGTTGCGTGCCTCGCGCGCCACCACCAGCGGCCCGTAGCCCTGACCCATCGAGGCGCCGCAGCGCATCACCGCGAATCGATCGGTGAGAAATGCGTAGGCG
This genomic interval from Candidatus Eisenbacteria bacterium contains the following:
- a CDS encoding septal ring lytic transglycosylase RlpA family protein, yielding MRVSRSIGANSRHSRFGAIVALALVLHGCAGSRPPIEPLPGAAEVGEASYYARHFQGRRTANGERFDQAELTAAHRTLPFGTRVKVTNLANGASVFLRINDRGPFRRGRVIDVSRRAARELGFLREGVTRVRVEVMPDPP
- a CDS encoding ABC transporter substrate-binding protein, which encodes MTTSPGTTLRTLRFGHSPDADDAYMFYGFHTGRAQIAGCRVEHVLQDIQSLNRRALEHGDLEITAVSAHAYAFLTDRFAVMRCGASMGQGYGPLVVAREARNMKSLHGKRVAIPGPLTTAALLLKIECPDCIPVDVMFDRIPGAVLAGEVEAGVIIHESQLTYRDEGLVKVLDFGELWEERDGLPVPLGLDVIRRDLGPELMRAASDGFRASIQDALDHEDEAIRYALQFGRGLDVTQGKKFVHMYVNDLTLDMGDLGRKALAKLYESAVRIGAIPTVPTIDIV